One region of Salinibacter grassmerensis genomic DNA includes:
- a CDS encoding UDP-glucuronic acid decarboxylase family protein: MPRTLITGGAGFLGSHLCDRFIEEGHSVICMDNLITGDTENIEHLFELGQDRFRFVEYDVTDYLHVNGELDYVLHFASPAAPDDYLEYPIQTLKVGALGTHKALGLAKAKDARLLIASTSEVYGDPQVHPQSEDYWGNVNPVGKRGVYDEAKRFGEALTMAYHQYHGVETRIARIFNTYGPRMRADDGRALPNFMSQALRGDPLTVYGDGSQTRAFCYVDDLVEGLYRLLMSDATDPVNIGNPDEITIKEFAEEIIEVTGSESEITYEPLPSDDPQVRQPDISRAKEKLGWTPEVDRREGLRRTLEYFRAEVELPTAPAGD, from the coding sequence ATGCCCCGCACCCTTATCACTGGCGGCGCCGGCTTTCTCGGTTCTCATCTGTGCGACCGTTTCATCGAGGAGGGCCACTCGGTGATCTGCATGGACAACCTCATTACGGGCGATACCGAAAACATTGAGCACCTGTTCGAGCTTGGACAGGACCGCTTCCGGTTCGTCGAGTACGACGTGACCGACTACCTCCACGTCAACGGCGAGCTTGACTACGTTCTCCACTTTGCGAGCCCCGCCGCGCCGGATGACTACCTGGAGTATCCAATTCAGACGTTGAAGGTGGGCGCCCTCGGCACCCACAAGGCGCTTGGCCTCGCCAAGGCGAAGGATGCCCGCTTGTTGATCGCGTCCACGAGCGAGGTGTACGGCGATCCGCAGGTCCACCCCCAGTCGGAGGACTACTGGGGCAACGTGAATCCGGTGGGCAAGCGGGGGGTCTACGACGAGGCCAAGCGGTTTGGGGAGGCGCTCACGATGGCCTATCATCAGTACCACGGGGTCGAGACTCGCATTGCGCGGATCTTCAATACGTATGGGCCGCGCATGCGCGCGGACGACGGCCGGGCCCTGCCCAATTTCATGTCGCAGGCGCTGCGGGGCGACCCCCTCACCGTCTACGGCGATGGCAGCCAGACGCGCGCGTTCTGCTACGTCGACGACCTCGTGGAGGGCCTCTACCGGCTCCTGATGAGCGACGCGACCGATCCGGTCAACATCGGAAACCCCGACGAGATTACGATCAAGGAGTTTGCCGAAGAGATCATCGAGGTGACCGGGTCGGAGAGCGAGATTACCTACGAGCCCCTTCCGTCCGACGACCCTCAGGTGCGCCAGCCGGACATCTCGCGGGCCAAGGAGAAGCTCGGGTGGACGCCGGAGGTGGACCGGCGGGAGGGCCTCCGCCGCACGTTGGAGTACTTCCGGGCGGAGGTGGAGCTTCCGACGGCCCCCGCCGGCGACTGA
- a CDS encoding UDP-glucose dehydrogenase family protein has product MDITVIGTGYVGLVSGTCFGEMGHDVTCVDVDEEKVAQLSDGEIPIYEPDLDRYFERARAEDRLHFTTDLSEGLTDAKIVFFALPTPPGKDGSADLSYVLDAAGDVADLLVEADDPGHRIVVNKSTVPVGTGDRVEDVFADRGLEIGEEVDVVSNPEFLREGSAVEDFLKPDRVVIGTESDQAAEKMQRLYEPFVRQGNPVLVVDRRSAEMIKYAANSLLATRISFMNEIANVCERVGANVDKVRLGISKDHRIGPHFLYAGIGFGGSCFPKDVQALARKGREKGYDFQILDAVLDVNDQQRRRLAKQVEDYFDGDLDGRRIAVWGLSFKPGTDDTREAPSHVIINYLLKKGADVVGYDPEAIETTKETFGDQITYADGMYEAVDGAESLLICTEWHEFRRPDLGAVREHLETPLVLDGRNLYDPARMAEMGFKYHSIGRPSYAPETNQAAIEEAIVENGQP; this is encoded by the coding sequence ATGGACATCACAGTTATTGGTACCGGGTACGTCGGACTTGTCTCGGGCACCTGTTTCGGAGAAATGGGTCACGACGTCACGTGCGTTGACGTCGACGAAGAAAAGGTTGCTCAGCTGTCCGACGGCGAGATTCCGATCTACGAGCCCGACCTGGATCGGTACTTCGAGCGGGCGCGAGCGGAGGACCGGCTCCACTTCACGACGGATTTGTCGGAGGGGCTCACCGACGCGAAGATCGTGTTTTTTGCCCTCCCGACGCCGCCGGGCAAGGACGGCTCGGCCGATCTCTCGTATGTGTTGGACGCGGCGGGCGACGTGGCCGATCTGTTGGTGGAGGCGGACGACCCGGGGCACCGAATTGTCGTCAACAAGAGCACCGTACCGGTGGGCACCGGCGATCGGGTGGAGGATGTATTCGCGGACCGTGGCCTCGAAATCGGGGAGGAGGTGGACGTCGTCTCCAATCCCGAGTTCTTGCGGGAGGGATCCGCGGTGGAAGACTTCCTGAAGCCGGACCGCGTCGTGATTGGTACGGAAAGCGACCAGGCGGCCGAGAAGATGCAGCGGCTCTACGAGCCGTTCGTGCGGCAGGGGAATCCCGTCCTCGTCGTCGACCGTCGTTCGGCGGAGATGATCAAGTACGCAGCCAACTCGCTTCTGGCCACGCGCATCTCGTTCATGAACGAGATCGCAAACGTCTGCGAGCGGGTCGGGGCCAATGTGGACAAGGTGCGCCTCGGCATTAGCAAGGACCACCGCATTGGGCCGCACTTCCTGTACGCTGGCATTGGCTTCGGGGGCAGTTGCTTCCCGAAGGATGTACAGGCCCTCGCCCGGAAGGGGCGGGAGAAGGGGTATGACTTCCAAATCCTGGACGCCGTCCTCGACGTAAACGACCAGCAGCGTCGACGGCTGGCCAAGCAGGTGGAGGACTACTTCGATGGCGATTTGGACGGGCGGCGGATTGCCGTCTGGGGCCTGTCGTTCAAGCCCGGAACCGACGACACCCGAGAGGCACCCTCGCACGTCATCATCAATTACCTCCTGAAGAAGGGGGCCGACGTGGTGGGGTACGACCCCGAGGCCATCGAGACGACAAAAGAGACGTTCGGCGACCAGATCACGTACGCCGATGGCATGTATGAGGCGGTCGACGGGGCGGAGTCGCTTCTGATTTGTACGGAGTGGCACGAGTTTCGCCGGCCGGATCTGGGCGCGGTGCGGGAGCACCTGGAGACCCCGCTCGTCCTCGATGGACGTAACCTGTACGATCCCGCCCGAATGGCCGAGATGGGCTTCAAGTACCACAGCATCGGGCGGCCGAGCTACGCGCCGGAGACCAATCAGGCAGCCATTGAGGAAGCCATCGTCGAAAATGGGCAGCCGTAA
- a CDS encoding thioredoxin family protein: protein MTARLLRVTCTTLVLGLLTAVALPTMSLGQTDQAEVGEPAPNFTLMAADGDEHSLADFEGQHVVLEWLNFGCPFVGKHYGSGNMQRLQETYTDEGVVWLSIVSSAPGKQGYYPPEEMVEQKKKHDGNMTAILMDPDGEVGKTYGATVTPHMYVISPEGELLYRGGIDDKPTTDEADIEGATNYVQMALDATMNGEDVSPKRAEPYGCTIKYASK, encoded by the coding sequence ATGACTGCACGCCTACTCCGAGTTACCTGTACGACCCTCGTTCTCGGATTGCTAACGGCCGTTGCGCTTCCCACGATGAGTCTGGGGCAGACTGATCAGGCTGAAGTCGGAGAGCCTGCCCCCAACTTTACCCTAATGGCCGCAGACGGCGACGAACACAGCCTGGCTGACTTCGAAGGCCAGCACGTCGTGCTCGAATGGCTCAACTTCGGATGCCCGTTCGTCGGAAAGCACTACGGCAGCGGTAACATGCAGCGGCTCCAGGAAACCTACACCGATGAAGGCGTCGTGTGGCTCTCGATTGTCTCCTCGGCGCCCGGTAAGCAGGGCTACTACCCCCCCGAAGAGATGGTCGAGCAGAAGAAAAAGCACGATGGCAACATGACCGCCATTTTGATGGATCCGGACGGGGAGGTCGGAAAGACGTATGGCGCGACGGTCACGCCGCACATGTATGTCATTAGTCCGGAGGGAGAGTTGCTCTACCGTGGAGGCATCGACGACAAGCCGACTACGGACGAGGCCGACATCGAAGGGGCCACGAACTACGTCCAGATGGCCCTCGACGCCACGATGAACGGGGAAGACGTGAGCCCGAAGCGCGCGGAGCCGTACGGGTGTACCATCAAGTACGCCTCGAAGTAA
- a CDS encoding protein-disulfide reductase DsbD family protein: protein MTLCQRSSGRRCLILGAWLLVVLWGGGTATTLQAQSQAPDDPSPHSEATLVSGQDVIVPGEPLTVGLRLEMEEGWHSYWKNPGASGEPTSIDWALLEGYETSGFQWPYPHRIEFGSLISYGYSDEVLLLTTVTPPDTLTPGATVALGGRAEWLICEEICLPAHSDVEVTLPVADEAPEKSGRASTFEAARAKHPKRVSDWSVGAGRSGDRYTLILGAPDGARPDLEGAYFFPSEKSVVDPGAPQPVTQDGDTYTISLQQSDYAQAPADRLRGVLVAPEGTSWAPSSEVRAMQVDVPVDSTLSAADAMGAGASSTGGGLSLPWALAFALVGGVLLNLMPCVFPVLSVKILGFAEEAGGEAGAMRRHGLLFGAGVLGSMWVLAGGLLALRAMGSQIGWGFQLQSPIFIALMTMLFFGIGLNLLGVFEVGTTLMSWGGRMETAASGGGNLGAFLTGVLATVVATPCTAPFMGAALGVALTLSTVGALLIFTALGVGMATPYVVLSMTPALLDRLPDPGAWMETLKQAFAFPMFATAIWLVWVFGQQTSNGGVAFLLAGLLLLGVAAWIVHRWSVPQLSRTTMLVTRGLAGAALVGGIAIAVIGAGAAPAEKATPPSEDVSGTATTWRSYSPETIESFRAEGRPVFVDFTAAWCLTCQVNKRRVLTAESIQSAFDEKNVALVRADWTNRDPQITRALESHGRSGVPVYVLYAGDGSEPELLPEVLTEGAVLDALDGLSSTVATHESH, encoded by the coding sequence ATGACGCTCTGCCAGCGGTCTAGTGGACGACGATGCCTGATCCTTGGCGCGTGGCTTCTCGTGGTTCTGTGGGGGGGCGGGACTGCCACGACGCTACAGGCTCAGTCGCAGGCCCCTGATGACCCAAGTCCACACAGCGAGGCAACGCTCGTTAGCGGGCAGGACGTGATCGTGCCGGGGGAGCCGTTGACGGTGGGCCTGCGGTTGGAGATGGAGGAGGGGTGGCACAGCTACTGGAAGAACCCGGGAGCGTCCGGGGAGCCGACATCCATCGACTGGGCGCTGCTGGAAGGCTACGAGACGAGCGGGTTCCAGTGGCCCTACCCGCACCGAATTGAGTTCGGGTCCCTCATCAGCTACGGGTACTCCGACGAGGTCCTGCTGCTGACCACCGTTACTCCGCCGGACACGCTGACGCCGGGCGCGACGGTCGCTCTCGGCGGACGCGCCGAGTGGCTGATCTGTGAGGAAATTTGCCTGCCCGCGCACTCGGATGTGGAGGTGACGCTGCCCGTGGCCGACGAGGCCCCCGAGAAATCCGGGCGGGCCTCCACCTTCGAAGCGGCGCGAGCGAAGCATCCGAAGCGCGTGAGTGACTGGTCGGTGGGGGCGGGGCGCAGTGGAGACCGCTACACCCTGATTCTGGGGGCGCCGGACGGGGCGCGGCCCGACTTGGAAGGGGCATACTTCTTTCCGTCGGAGAAGTCCGTCGTTGATCCGGGGGCGCCCCAGCCCGTGACACAGGACGGAGACACCTACACGATCTCACTGCAGCAGTCGGACTACGCCCAGGCGCCGGCCGACCGGCTGCGGGGCGTGCTGGTGGCGCCTGAGGGCACGAGCTGGGCCCCAAGCAGCGAGGTGCGCGCCATGCAGGTAGACGTGCCGGTTGACTCGACGCTTTCAGCGGCCGATGCGATGGGGGCCGGTGCCTCGTCTACTGGTGGGGGGCTCTCGCTTCCATGGGCCCTTGCGTTTGCCCTCGTCGGCGGGGTGCTGCTCAACCTGATGCCCTGCGTGTTTCCGGTCCTGTCGGTCAAGATTCTTGGATTCGCCGAAGAGGCAGGGGGCGAGGCGGGCGCCATGCGGCGCCATGGGCTGCTCTTTGGGGCGGGGGTGCTGGGATCGATGTGGGTTCTGGCCGGGGGACTTCTGGCCCTGCGGGCGATGGGCAGCCAGATTGGGTGGGGCTTTCAGCTCCAGTCGCCCATCTTTATTGCCCTCATGACGATGCTGTTCTTCGGCATCGGGTTGAACCTGCTCGGGGTTTTCGAGGTGGGCACGACCCTCATGAGTTGGGGCGGTCGGATGGAGACGGCGGCGTCCGGAGGGGGCAACCTGGGCGCCTTCCTGACCGGTGTGCTCGCCACGGTCGTTGCGACGCCCTGCACGGCACCGTTCATGGGGGCGGCCCTCGGCGTAGCACTCACGCTTTCGACGGTGGGGGCGCTACTGATCTTTACGGCTCTCGGCGTCGGCATGGCTACGCCGTACGTCGTTCTTTCCATGACCCCGGCCCTCCTCGATCGCCTGCCCGACCCGGGCGCCTGGATGGAGACGCTGAAACAGGCCTTCGCCTTTCCCATGTTTGCGACTGCCATCTGGCTCGTGTGGGTCTTCGGGCAGCAGACGAGCAACGGCGGGGTAGCCTTTTTGCTCGCCGGGCTCCTCTTGCTGGGCGTGGCGGCCTGGATCGTGCACCGCTGGTCGGTGCCGCAGCTCTCGCGGACGACCATGCTGGTCACGCGGGGGCTTGCGGGGGCCGCGCTGGTGGGCGGCATCGCCATCGCGGTCATCGGGGCCGGGGCGGCGCCCGCCGAGAAGGCCACGCCTCCCTCCGAGGACGTGTCAGGGACGGCCACGACGTGGCGCTCCTACTCCCCAGAAACCATCGAGTCGTTCCGGGCGGAGGGCCGTCCCGTCTTCGTGGACTTCACCGCTGCCTGGTGCCTGACCTGCCAGGTCAACAAGCGCCGCGTATTGACGGCCGAATCGATACAGAGCGCGTTCGATGAGAAAAACGTGGCGCTCGTGCGGGCCGACTGGACGAACCGCGACCCGCAAATCACCCGCGCCCTCGAATCGCACGGCCGGAGCGGCGTCCCGGTCTACGTGCTGTACGCGGGCGACGGCTCCGAGCCCGAACTGCTGCCGGAGGTGCTCACGGAAGGTGCGGTTCTCGATGCCCTGGACGGCCTCTCGTCGACGGTCGCCACACACGAGTCCCACTGA
- a CDS encoding cadherin-like domain-containing protein codes for MMGTHLLTCGRRAIRAILVLVLLGGLGLPLGVSHAQDAAPQIPLTVRNGEGETFALTLGLAPEATNGIDPALGEQEQPPVPPSGVFDVRLVDDNVSASGFGEGLLKDVRPGDAQFEGTKQHEIRFQAESGTDLTIAWDLPEGVTGTIQNVPDGGVYDKAMNGRDSLVVGASAPDAIVTLKYAPNQAPTLDTSTGITILEGGATLLTTSELSASDPDDPPSALTYRVTDGPTQGELVVDGSPASSFTQADLGAGRVEYDHTAPNADDDSLSLFVEDAGGKRTPEATFSIAVNSENDAPTISLDPSDASIAENNSPPTEVATVSVADDGLGGNELSLGGSDAGSFSLTDANALVLTESADAEATSSYSVTVAVNDPDITPSPNDSREFSLRVNDVNEPPVLETNSGLALSPGGSATLTTGELSASDPDETPSTLTYVVTKAPTQGELLVGGSPTASFTQTDLREGSVRYNHTASSPDNDQFSFAVGDEAGARDTAATFRVAVDPSTHRTTIRGTDGTGNDTGWRLLAPPSNVTRRAFEDDLAFDVNSGALLYTWDGTGWSPATDSSAALPRGKGFILYFFDDEVDPILADGLTLKIPDLNEDQTTDVTIDGLDAGRSLHLLGNPYDVAFDLDNLAGGALSERGFQNTVQVWDPSGKGQWTLITQGGPNDTIPAWQGFFVERARGGRGQTRLTFGADGRQSDSGDLIGSKPALLSDTQSERARLDLSLVVEGATDTLARNDATFLFRGDADPGWDAYEATQLPPPTENTYATLSSPLQRDGALVRRTLASEPPPGQNDTLSYPLSARSVGTTGTATVRWPESERALVPRTWTVELVDRQTGAVTDLREAPYTFELAKDAGSIDAPGNARFALRLTPKAGSAEVTDFSAEPTDSGIRLSWKTTSEINNTGFRVQRRPTGAQWEQIAFVESNLSKSTTTGPQSYQVTDEDPPYAIDSLSYRLQHVDTTGTAHTANETDLQFSAPEQITLRPPFPNPSRQHATLQFGLSNATAVQITVYDLLGRSVKAPVRGRFEAGRHRERLSTAGLAPGMYFVRMRAGGTTRTRKLTVVR; via the coding sequence ATGATGGGCACTCATCTTCTGACTTGTGGCCGACGAGCGATCCGTGCGATCCTCGTCCTCGTCCTGCTTGGCGGGCTTGGCCTTCCCCTCGGCGTCTCTCACGCGCAGGACGCAGCCCCCCAAATCCCCCTCACGGTACGCAACGGGGAGGGGGAGACCTTCGCCTTGACCCTCGGCCTCGCCCCGGAGGCCACGAACGGCATCGACCCGGCACTTGGGGAACAGGAACAGCCTCCTGTGCCTCCGTCCGGCGTCTTTGACGTCCGCCTCGTCGACGACAATGTTTCCGCGTCCGGCTTCGGAGAGGGACTTCTGAAGGACGTTCGGCCGGGCGACGCGCAGTTCGAGGGGACCAAGCAGCACGAGATTCGCTTCCAGGCGGAGAGTGGGACCGACCTCACCATTGCCTGGGACCTGCCCGAGGGCGTCACCGGCACAATTCAGAATGTCCCGGACGGGGGCGTGTACGACAAGGCCATGAACGGGCGCGACTCCCTCGTGGTGGGCGCGAGTGCGCCCGACGCGATCGTCACCTTGAAGTATGCCCCGAACCAAGCCCCGACCCTCGACACGAGTACCGGAATAACGATCCTTGAAGGCGGGGCCACGCTCCTCACAACCAGCGAGCTCAGTGCCTCCGACCCGGACGACCCGCCCTCGGCCCTCACCTACAGGGTGACCGACGGGCCGACGCAGGGGGAACTCGTGGTCGACGGCAGTCCCGCCTCATCCTTCACGCAGGCGGACCTGGGCGCAGGACGGGTTGAGTACGACCACACCGCCCCCAACGCCGATGACGACAGCCTTTCGCTTTTCGTCGAAGATGCGGGCGGAAAGCGCACTCCGGAAGCGACATTCTCGATCGCGGTGAATTCCGAGAACGACGCTCCGACCATCTCACTCGATCCGTCCGACGCCTCGATCGCGGAAAACAACAGTCCCCCGACCGAGGTCGCCACCGTTTCGGTCGCCGACGATGGCCTCGGCGGGAACGAGCTCTCTCTCGGCGGGTCCGACGCAGGCTCATTTTCCCTCACCGACGCGAATGCGCTCGTGCTCACCGAATCGGCCGACGCCGAGGCCACGAGCAGCTACTCCGTCACCGTCGCGGTAAATGACCCGGACATCACCCCCAGTCCCAACGATAGCAGGGAGTTCTCCCTCCGGGTCAACGACGTAAACGAGCCGCCCGTCCTTGAGACAAACTCCGGCCTTGCCCTGTCGCCGGGCGGATCCGCGACGCTGACAACCGGCGAGCTCAGCGCCTCCGATCCGGACGAGACGCCCTCGACACTCACGTACGTGGTCACCAAGGCCCCGACGCAGGGGGAGCTCCTGGTGGGCGGTAGCCCCACTGCCTCCTTCACCCAGACGGATCTGAGAGAGGGATCCGTCCGGTACAACCACACCGCCTCCAGCCCCGACAATGACCAGTTTTCGTTCGCCGTAGGGGACGAAGCCGGAGCACGTGACACCGCGGCAACATTTCGGGTCGCCGTCGACCCGTCCACCCACCGGACCACAATTCGAGGAACGGACGGGACGGGGAACGACACGGGCTGGCGCCTGCTCGCCCCGCCCTCGAACGTGACCCGACGCGCCTTCGAAGATGACCTCGCGTTCGATGTCAACTCGGGGGCCCTGCTGTACACCTGGGACGGCACGGGGTGGTCGCCGGCCACGGACTCCTCTGCGGCACTGCCACGTGGGAAGGGCTTCATCCTGTACTTTTTCGACGACGAGGTCGACCCGATTCTCGCCGACGGACTGACCCTCAAGATTCCCGACCTCAACGAAGACCAAACTACGGACGTAACGATCGACGGGCTCGATGCCGGCCGCTCCCTTCACCTGCTCGGGAATCCGTACGACGTCGCCTTCGACCTCGACAACCTGGCCGGAGGCGCCCTCTCCGAGCGCGGCTTCCAAAACACGGTACAGGTCTGGGACCCTTCGGGCAAGGGGCAGTGGACCCTGATCACGCAGGGAGGCCCCAACGACACCATCCCAGCGTGGCAGGGCTTTTTCGTCGAGCGTGCCCGGGGCGGCCGCGGCCAGACCCGTCTCACCTTCGGTGCGGACGGACGCCAGTCCGACTCGGGCGACCTCATCGGGAGCAAGCCCGCGCTGCTCTCGGACACCCAGAGCGAACGGGCCCGGCTGGACCTATCCCTCGTCGTGGAAGGCGCGACGGACACGCTTGCCCGGAACGACGCCACCTTTCTTTTCCGTGGGGACGCCGACCCGGGCTGGGACGCGTACGAAGCCACCCAGCTCCCGCCCCCGACCGAGAACACGTACGCCACGCTGAGTAGCCCCCTCCAACGAGACGGCGCACTGGTCCGCCGGACCCTTGCCAGTGAGCCCCCACCGGGGCAGAACGACACCCTCTCCTACCCGCTCTCGGCACGGTCGGTCGGCACGACGGGCACGGCCACCGTGCGGTGGCCCGAGTCGGAGCGCGCCCTCGTCCCCCGCACGTGGACCGTGGAGCTGGTCGACCGCCAGACCGGTGCCGTCACAGACCTGCGCGAGGCGCCCTACACCTTCGAGCTCGCCAAGGACGCCGGCTCCATCGACGCCCCCGGGAACGCTCGATTTGCGCTCCGCCTCACGCCCAAAGCAGGCTCCGCGGAGGTCACCGATTTTTCGGCCGAGCCCACCGACTCGGGCATCCGCCTGTCCTGGAAAACAACCTCCGAGATCAACAACACAGGCTTCCGCGTCCAGCGCAGGCCCACTGGGGCGCAGTGGGAGCAAATCGCGTTCGTCGAGAGCAACCTCTCCAAGAGCACCACGACTGGGCCTCAATCCTACCAGGTCACCGACGAGGACCCGCCGTACGCAATCGATTCGCTGAGCTATCGCCTCCAGCACGTAGACACGACCGGCACCGCCCACACCGCCAACGAGACGGACCTCCAGTTCAGCGCCCCCGAGCAGATCACCCTTCGCCCCCCCTTCCCTAACCCATCCCGACAGCACGCCACACTTCAGTTCGGTCTCTCCAACGCCACAGCGGTGCAGATTACGGTCTACGACCTTCTGGGCCGTTCAGTGAAGGCGCCCGTACGCGGCCGGTTTGAGGCAGGGCGCCACAGGGAGCGACTCTCGACAGCAGGCCTCGCCCCGGGCATGTACTTCGTGCGGATGCGGGCAGGTGGCACCACCCGGACCCGAAAACTCACGGTCGTCCGGTAG
- a CDS encoding succinylglutamate desuccinylase/aspartoacylase domain-containing protein: MHVETLGDGRPEYTILACVHGDETCGWHAFNRLKAGDVTLQAPVKFVLANERAFKLGYRFCDTDLNRAMPGDASSEQHEVRLAARLRRELEDTTVIDFHSTESRGCPYAIVTGEDKASWRLARSTGLDRLVDMSHVGGGVTEPVTGVAIECGYYDDEGAASSAHRILLHFLAAEGLIDRPYVRSTPTVYEVVGDASGRGFEFVAENFRRVETGEVFATKNGTVRRAEEAFYPVLMSTYGYEDRIGFMARRADAIAE, encoded by the coding sequence ATGCACGTTGAAACCCTCGGCGACGGTCGTCCGGAATACACCATTCTGGCCTGTGTGCACGGCGACGAGACCTGTGGCTGGCACGCGTTCAATCGCCTCAAGGCAGGCGACGTGACGCTGCAAGCCCCGGTCAAGTTCGTGCTTGCCAACGAGCGGGCGTTCAAGCTTGGCTACCGGTTCTGCGATACAGATCTGAACCGGGCCATGCCGGGCGATGCGTCGAGCGAGCAGCATGAGGTGCGTCTCGCGGCGCGCCTCCGACGTGAACTGGAGGACACCACCGTGATCGACTTCCACTCCACCGAGTCACGAGGCTGCCCGTACGCGATCGTGACGGGTGAAGACAAGGCCTCCTGGCGGCTTGCCCGGTCGACTGGGCTCGATCGCCTCGTCGACATGAGCCACGTCGGCGGGGGGGTGACGGAGCCCGTGACGGGCGTGGCCATCGAGTGTGGATACTACGACGACGAGGGCGCGGCGTCCAGTGCGCATCGCATTCTCCTGCACTTCCTGGCCGCCGAAGGACTCATCGACCGCCCCTACGTCCGCTCCACCCCAACGGTGTACGAGGTGGTTGGGGACGCGTCGGGGCGGGGCTTTGAGTTCGTCGCCGAGAACTTTCGGCGTGTGGAGACCGGGGAGGTCTTTGCGACGAAGAACGGGACCGTGCGGCGGGCGGAGGAGGCCTTTTATCCGGTGCTCATGTCGACGTACGGGTACGAAGACCGCATTGGATTCATGGCCCGACGGGCTGATGCCATCGCAGAATGA
- a CDS encoding antibiotic biosynthesis monooxygenase family protein — protein sequence MIARVWRGWTAPDDADRYERLLRTEILPDIAAQSGEGFRGAEVYRRPDGDDVAFMTVLRFASMDAVRRFGEKDPQDAHVPPAARALLRRFEDEVAHYDVVVDSRE from the coding sequence ATGATCGCTCGCGTATGGCGAGGGTGGACGGCCCCGGACGACGCGGACCGGTACGAGCGGCTGCTCCGAACCGAGATTCTGCCCGATATTGCGGCCCAGAGCGGCGAGGGCTTTCGCGGGGCGGAGGTGTATCGACGGCCGGACGGGGACGACGTGGCGTTTATGACGGTTCTGCGCTTCGCCTCGATGGACGCGGTTCGGCGTTTTGGGGAAAAAGATCCGCAGGACGCCCACGTGCCGCCCGCCGCTCGTGCCCTGCTTCGCCGGTTTGAGGATGAGGTAGCCCACTACGACGTGGTCGTCGACAGCCGCGAATAA